The window ACGGCATCTACGCCCTCGCCTCCGGCGGGCTCTTCGGCTCCGGCCTCGGCGCGAGTGTGGAAAAATGGGGTCAACTGCCCGAAGCGCACACCGACTTCATCTTCGCCATCACCGGGGAGGAACTGGGCCTCGCGGGGACGCTGTCGGTGCTCGCCCTCTTCGCGGCTCTAGGCTATGCGGGTATCCGCGTGGCCGGACGCACGGAGGACCCCTTCGTGAGGTACGCCGCGGGAGGCGTGACCACCTGGATCACGGCCCAGGCCGTGATCAACATCGGTGCGGTGCTCGGCCTGCTGCCGATCGCCGGAGTCCCGCTCCCGCTGTTCTCCTACGGGGGCTCCGCCCTGTTGCCGACCATGTTCGCCATCGGGCTCCTCATCGCCTTCGCGCGTGAGGATCCCGCTGCGCGGGCGGCGCTCGCGATGCGGCAACCCCGCTTTGGCAGAAAGCGGGCTGCGGTGAGAGGCTCCGCGGGTCGGGAGCCTCGGAAGTGGAACACGATGAGACGGCGTGCCTCGGCGCGTTCGTCCGGAGAGCGGTGAATTTCGGTGCATGTCGTACTCGCCGGTGGGGGGACCGCCGGCCACATCGAGCCCGCGCTCGCCCTCGCGGACGCCCTGCGCAGGCAGGACCCCACCGTGGGAATCACGGCCCTGGGCACGGAGCGCGGACTCGAAACCCGACTCGTACCAGAGCGGGGTTATGAGCTCGGGCTCATCCCCGCGGTACCGCTGCCGCGCAAGCCGACCCCCGAGCTGATCACCGTCCCCGGACGGCTGCGCGGCACGATCAAGGCGGCCGAGCAGATCCTGGAGCGCACCAAGGCGGACGCGGTCGTCGGCTTCGGCGGCTACGTCGCCCTCCCCGGTTACCTCGCGGCCAAGCGCCTCGGCGTCCCGATCGTCGTCCACGAGGCCAACGCCCGGCCGGGACTCGCGAACAAGATCGGTTCGCGGTACGCGGCCCAGGTCGCCGTCTCCACCCCGGACAGCAAGCTCCGCGGCGCCCGCTACATCGGCATCCCGCTGCGCCGCTCGATCGCCACGCTCGACCGGGCCGCGGTGCGCCCGCAGGCCCGTGCCGCGTTCGGGCTCGACCCCTCCCTGCCGACGCTGCTGGTCTCCGGCGGCTCGCAGGGCGCACGCCGCCTCAACGAGGTGGTCCAGCAGGCCGCTCCGTACCTCCAGCAGGCCGGGATCCAGATCCTGCACGCGGTCGGCCCGAAGAACGAACTGCCGCAGGTCCACCAGATGCCGGGGATGCCCCCGTACATCCCGGTACCGTACGTGGACCGGATGGACCTCGCGTACGCCGCGGCCGACATGATGCTCTGCCGTGCGGGCGCGATGACCGTCGCCGAACTCTCCGCCGTCGGGCTGCCCGCCGTCTACGTCCCGCTGCCCATCGGCAACGGCGAACAGCGGCTCAACGCCCAGCCGCTGGTCAAGGCCGGCGGTGGACTGCTGATCGACGACGCGGAACTGACGCCGCAGTGGGTGCAGGCCAACGTCCTGCCCGTGCTCGCCGATCCGCACCGGCTGTTCGAGATGTCCCGCGCCGCCTCCGAGTTCGGCCGCCGGGACGCCGACGACCTGCTCGTCGGGATGGTGTACGAGGCGATCGCGTCACGCCGCTAGCGCGTGGCAGAAGGCAGGGGAGCGTGGCCGGACCGACCACCGCCGAACGCGGCGAACGGCAAGACCGACAGGATCCGGACTCCGGCCCGCCCCGGCCGCCCCTCCTCAAGAGGCTGCCGGGACCTCGTGCGCTCATCATTTCGGCCGTTTGTCTGGCTCTGCTCGCCGCGGGCGGCATCTGGGTGCTCTACGGCTCGCAGTGGACCCGCGTGGAGCGCGTATCGGCCTCGGGGACGCGGGTACTGACGCCCGATCAGGTCGTCGAGGCGGCCGATGTCCGGGTCGGATCGCCTTTGATTTCCGTCGACACCGATGAGATCGAGGCGCGACTGCTCCGGAAATTGCCCCGAATTGACTCGGTTGACGTCGCCCGTTCCTGGCCCCATGGAATCGGGCTGAAAGTGACCGAACGCACCCCGGTTCTCATTGCCGAAAACACCGGAAAGGGGGGCAAATATGTTGAAGTGGACGCCAAGGGTGTGCGCTATGCGACGGTTTCACGCCCCCCGCAGGGCGTGCCCGCACTGGAATTGACCGTGTCCGGATCCGCGAGCCTGCGCCGCTTCGGCTCCGATCGGCTGATGCGTGAGGCGGTGCTCGTCGCCCGGTCACTTCCGGCCGCGGTCGCGCGCGCCACCCGGGTGGTCAAGGTCCGTTCGTACGACTCCATCTCGCTGGAGTTGAGCGGTGACCGCACCGTCGCATGGGGGAGTGGCGAGAAGGGCCGCGCCAAAGCGCATACGCTCACCGCTCTCATGAAAGCCTCTCCCGAGGCGCGGCACTTCGATGTCAGCGTTCCCACCGCGC of the Streptomyces aurantiacus genome contains:
- a CDS encoding cell division protein FtsQ/DivIB, which produces MAGPTTAERGERQDRQDPDSGPPRPPLLKRLPGPRALIISAVCLALLAAGGIWVLYGSQWTRVERVSASGTRVLTPDQVVEAADVRVGSPLISVDTDEIEARLLRKLPRIDSVDVARSWPHGIGLKVTERTPVLIAENTGKGGKYVEVDAKGVRYATVSRPPQGVPALELTVSGSASLRRFGSDRLMREAVLVARSLPAAVARATRVVKVRSYDSISLELSGDRTVAWGSGEKGRAKAHTLTALMKASPEARHFDVSVPTAPASSGS
- the murG gene encoding undecaprenyldiphospho-muramoylpentapeptide beta-N-acetylglucosaminyltransferase is translated as MHVVLAGGGTAGHIEPALALADALRRQDPTVGITALGTERGLETRLVPERGYELGLIPAVPLPRKPTPELITVPGRLRGTIKAAEQILERTKADAVVGFGGYVALPGYLAAKRLGVPIVVHEANARPGLANKIGSRYAAQVAVSTPDSKLRGARYIGIPLRRSIATLDRAAVRPQARAAFGLDPSLPTLLVSGGSQGARRLNEVVQQAAPYLQQAGIQILHAVGPKNELPQVHQMPGMPPYIPVPYVDRMDLAYAAADMMLCRAGAMTVAELSAVGLPAVYVPLPIGNGEQRLNAQPLVKAGGGLLIDDAELTPQWVQANVLPVLADPHRLFEMSRAASEFGRRDADDLLVGMVYEAIASRR